TGGCAGACAAAAAGAAATATGTTCCTCCCCCAAGAACGGGGCAACCTTTTGTCACGATATCGCGGGAGACCGGCGCGGGAGGGCATACCTTGAGCAAGATGCTACGAGGTTATCTGGATATGAAGTGGCCCCTGCCGCATAATGATTGGACTGTGTTCGACAAAGATCTCGTGGAAATGTCCATGAAGGAACATGGACTGCCAGAACGTTTTTCGAAGTATCTTCCGGAGAAACGAGTCTCGGAAATTGAATCCTTGATTGGTGAATTGGCGGGGCTCCATCCATCTTTGTGGGAATTAAATCAGCTCGTGTTTAAATCGCTGCTTCATTTCGGAAATATCGGTGGTGTTATTCTGATCGGCCGTGGATCTCATATTATTACGAGGAGGTTGCATAACGGTCTCCATTTGCGCTTGGTTGGAAGCTTGGAACAACGCGTGAAGCGGGTTGTAGATTATCATAACATATCGGCCAAGGAGGCAAAGAGCTTCATCAAAAAAGGAGATCGGGAACGAGAATTATGGATAAAGGATAACTTTAATGAAGCTATCGACGATCCGTTGGCTTATGATCTGACTATTAATACCGACAATCTTTCGATGGAAGACATTGCCTCGTTGGTGGGTTGTTTTTTTACGAAACGGCGCACGGCCATCGTTTAAATAATATCTCGCAGACGTTTGTCCGGATTTTTCAGTTGATTTCAGTAAGACGGAGCTGCCTTATGCTCAGAATCCTCGCTTGAGCATTCCATGGTTCCGGTAATTAGATCATCTTTTAAAAGTTACATCTGTTGTTTGGCCTCACGAAATGATTGAGTCCAAGCATCAAGGGCTTTGGCATCCGGAGTTTCCACACAGTCCTAAACGATGGCCGTTTTTCTACGGTTGGGTAATTGTTGCGGTCGGGACTTTTGGAATCATTTGCAGTATTCCTGGTCAGACGATGGGGGTCGGCGTGTTTACGGATTTCCTCATCGAGGGTTTGGGGCTCACGCGCATGCAGTTAAGCATGGCCTATTTTTTTGGAACAACGATGAGTGGCTTGATGCTTCCATTCGGTGGGCGAGCTTACGATGTGTTCGGGAGTCGTAAGACGGCGGTACTCGTTTCGTTTTGTTTGGGCTTGGTTCTCATTTATTTGGGGTTCTCGGATTACATCTCTAATTGGGCTCAGGCGGTAACGGGTAGTGCTCATTGGTGGGTGCCCTTTTGTGTCATTCTGTTCGGATTCTTTTCCCTCAGGTTTACAGCTCAGGGAATGCTCACCATGGCCTCGCAGGCCATGATTGGGAAATGGTTTCATGAGCGGCGTGGATTGATCATGTCGATTAGTGGAATGTGGGTCAGTATTTCATTTTCCATTACTCCTTGGGTTTTCAGCTGGATAATAAACCTGGTGGGGTGGCGCAATTCCTGGTTGCTCATGGCGCTTGCAATGATGGGGGGTGTGACGCTGTTGTGCTACCTATTCTTCCGGGACAATCCGGAGGAGTGTGGACTGGAGATGGATGGCCCGCTAAAGGGAACCGGTTCGAAACGGATTCACCCCGATAAAGTTTTCGTGCGTGATTTTACCAGAGCCGAAGCAGTTAGGACGATGGCCTTCTGGGCCTTTGCTGCTGCATTTGCGTGGATGGCGTTGTTTGGCACTGGTTATACCTTTCATGTGATAGCCATTTCGGAGGAGATCGGTATCGAACCTTCGACCATGCTGGTGTTATTTATTCCCTCGGCGATTTCGGGAGTGCTGGCCAATTTCCTGATTGGTTACCTAAGCGATTATGTCAGAATTAAATATGTCCTGATGGGGGTTATCTGCGGTATGTTTTGTTTTCCTTTAGGGCTACTGATTCTTCCAAAATCTGTTGGATTTGTCGTGATGGTTTTGGGAATGGGCATTTGCAATGGGGCCTATGCAAACTTCAGTGGGAATGTATGGCCGCGATTTTTTGGGCGCATCCACTTGGGTGCCATTCATGGACTCAATGGATCGATTGCTGTAATCGCAAGTGGGATGGGTCCCGTTTTGTTTACCATTTTCAAGGACCATGGCTCTGGATTCACTGGAATATTTTGGGGAGGCTTAATAGTTCCGTTGGGAATCCTGGGGTTGAGTTTCTATGCCGATAATCCTCAACGGAAGCTGGCGGAAAAGACTTAGCAACTTTACCCAAACGTTTTATACGCCTTCAATGGTGCAAATGGTATCCTAATTTTAAACAACGAGTTTTGGATATTAATATTGATTTTCAAAACCTCACAAAAAGTGAACTTACAAAAACGCACCTTCGAAGGCTAAATTTGACATGCGCGAGGAACTGCGTTCCAGTCCACAACCCGCTTGGTCACGTAGAAGCCTGCGCTCCGGCGTTTGCTTGTGAACCGCGCCTTCCGCCGTCGCCCAAGGGCGTGACAGGTGTTCCTCATCCCATTGGGGTGATGTCACTTCGTTCGGTACAATTTTTTGAAACAATTGAGTTTATCTCCGCGTTATCGGTTTTAAACGAATCTCGGCTGAATCGCCTACGCAGCGATAACCGATCTTTTGGTAAATACTGTTTGAAGTGGGGTTATTGAGGTCGGTGTAAAGAGCTGTAAATTTCCATCCTTCATCCAGCAGTTTTTGCGTGAGTTGAGCAACACACTCAGTCGCGTGACCTTTCCTTCTGAACTCGGCCGGAGTGTAGACCATATTTACAGTGATCCCATTTACCATGGGCCTTGCAAAAGCGGCGGTTGAAACGGGTTGACCTTCGAGTTCGTAGAAAAAATACATGCCCAATTCAATTTCTGTGGCGATCCGCTCCCTGATCTCTGAGCGCAACGGTTCTCGATTCAGGACATCTATATAAAAAGCGATCATCCAATCTGTAAGCAAATCCAGCTCCGATGGCTCAACCTTGCGAAGTGTCCCAGAACCCAGAAGTGATGGGTCAACCTCACGGCATTCGTATAAGCCTTGTTCCATGTTGAAGTAGCTTTCCAGGTTGAATGCGTCTTTCGCCAGATTCGAAAATGTATCGGCGAGATACTTTCGCGCGACGACACCGGGAACCTCCTTATTCTTTTCTTTAAGGTATTCTAAAAAGCATTCCAATGCGGGCTCACAATTTCCTTCAGGTGCCCAAAGGCCAAACGGGAACGGCGGGGTTCGCCAACCGGCCAGTTTGATTTCTCCTTCATCTTCAATCCTGAACCAGAAGTGGTCGTCCTCCTGAAGAGCTTCCTGTTCGCAGTAAAGAATGAGCAACCCCATGAAGAGATTATTCTGTGACTCATTTTCGAGGAGCAGGGGCTCGATTAATTTCCTTAATGTCTGAGGATCCTTGTGCTCTGTGACCTCCATGTTTCAAGGGGATTTTAGTGCAAGAAACTTCGGATACCCGTGTGAATGTGTACCATGCCGTACTCGTCCGTTGCCTGGATGACATCGTCCTGACGGAAGCTGCCACCTGTTTCGACTATGTATTGAACATTGGTGCGACTCGCTCGGTCAATGTTGTCGCGGAAAGGGATAAATGCATCCGAAGCCAGGGTAATGCCAGCAAACGTGTTGATCCACTGCGCTTTCTCTTCTTTTGAAATCGGTTCCGGGTGTTCAATGAATCCTTCAAGCATCATGGCCTCTTCGCGGTAGCTGAGCGAATCCCACAGAAGGTATTGGTCGATCAAATTGGTTTTGGCGACCTTGGGTAGCTTATCCTGAAATTGTAGTGCTCTTACTTTTGGGTGACGTTGGAGGAACCATTTCTCCGCTTTGTCACAAGCGAGCCGTGTGCAATGGATGCGTGATTGTTGTCCGGCTCCCAATCCAACGATTTGTCCATCATATGCCAGGGCGATGGAGTTTGATTGAGTGTATTTCAATGTGATGGCAGCTACCAATAAAGTCTGGTAAATGCTTTCCGGCATGTCGGTATTTCTAGAAACAATTTCTGTAAGATTCTCCCGGGTAATGGTTGTCGCATTGCGTTCCTGGGAAAGCTGAATTCCGTATAGTTCTCGTGTTTCAAATGGATCTGGCTCGAAGTCCGCATCGATTTCGAAAATCAGAAAGTTACCTTTTTTCTTTTGTTTGAGG
This is a stretch of genomic DNA from Verrucomicrobiota bacterium. It encodes these proteins:
- a CDS encoding cytidylate kinase-like family protein, with amino-acid sequence MSLLHPELEKCHSYLAYYLADKKKYVPPPRTGQPFVTISRETGAGGHTLSKMLRGYLDMKWPLPHNDWTVFDKDLVEMSMKEHGLPERFSKYLPEKRVSEIESLIGELAGLHPSLWELNQLVFKSLLHFGNIGGVILIGRGSHIITRRLHNGLHLRLVGSLEQRVKRVVDYHNISAKEAKSFIKKGDRERELWIKDNFNEAIDDPLAYDLTINTDNLSMEDIASLVGCFFTKRRTAIV
- a CDS encoding MFS transporter, with the translated sequence MIESKHQGLWHPEFPHSPKRWPFFYGWVIVAVGTFGIICSIPGQTMGVGVFTDFLIEGLGLTRMQLSMAYFFGTTMSGLMLPFGGRAYDVFGSRKTAVLVSFCLGLVLIYLGFSDYISNWAQAVTGSAHWWVPFCVILFGFFSLRFTAQGMLTMASQAMIGKWFHERRGLIMSISGMWVSISFSITPWVFSWIINLVGWRNSWLLMALAMMGGVTLLCYLFFRDNPEECGLEMDGPLKGTGSKRIHPDKVFVRDFTRAEAVRTMAFWAFAAAFAWMALFGTGYTFHVIAISEEIGIEPSTMLVLFIPSAISGVLANFLIGYLSDYVRIKYVLMGVICGMFCFPLGLLILPKSVGFVVMVLGMGICNGAYANFSGNVWPRFFGRIHLGAIHGLNGSIAVIASGMGPVLFTIFKDHGSGFTGIFWGGLIVPLGILGLSFYADNPQRKLAEKT
- a CDS encoding GNAT family N-acetyltransferase, which produces MEVTEHKDPQTLRKLIEPLLLENESQNNLFMGLLILYCEQEALQEDDHFWFRIEDEGEIKLAGWRTPPFPFGLWAPEGNCEPALECFLEYLKEKNKEVPGVVARKYLADTFSNLAKDAFNLESYFNMEQGLYECREVDPSLLGSGTLRKVEPSELDLLTDWMIAFYIDVLNREPLRSEIRERIATEIELGMYFFYELEGQPVSTAAFARPMVNGITVNMVYTPAEFRRKGHATECVAQLTQKLLDEGWKFTALYTDLNNPTSNSIYQKIGYRCVGDSAEIRLKPITRR
- a CDS encoding phosphoribosylaminoimidazolecarboxamide formyltransferase, giving the protein MQLSYPIRLMIELRYGANPHQKTKPITFSSGKEPLRLLNGAPSYINLLDALTAWQLVKELREATGLPSAASYKHVSPAGAAVAKEIDEAFKESQFLKTTDFSPLASAYVRARGGDRMCSFGDAAAVSDVVDVSLAQFLKTEVCDLIIAPGYEPEALEILKQKKKGNFLIFEIDADFEPDPFETRELYGIQLSQERNATTITRENLTEIVSRNTDMPESIYQTLLVAAITLKYTQSNSIALAYDGQIVGLGAGQQSRIHCTRLACDKAEKWFLQRHPKVRALQFQDKLPKVAKTNLIDQYLLWDSLSYREEAMMLEGFIEHPEPISKEEKAQWINTFAGITLASDAFIPFRDNIDRASRTNVQYIVETGGSFRQDDVIQATDEYGMVHIHTGIRSFLH